The sequence AACCGCTGGGCCACGACAAAGTGGTCCGCAGCACCCACGGCGTGAACTGCACCGGCGGTTGCGGGTGGAAGGTCTACGTCAAGGAAGGGATCGTCACCCGGGAGATGCAGGGCTCAGACTACCCGCTCCTGGAGTGAGACCCTCCCGCCTTACGAGCCACGCGGCTGCCAGCGCCGGCATCACCTTCTCCTGGGGCCTACCTTTACAGCCCGCTCCGGGTAAAGTTACCCCTGCCTGCGCGGCGCGCTCGATGGACCTGTGGCGGGAGGCCAGGGAACTAAGGACTCCGGATCCGTGGCAGCCTGGGCCTGCATCGGGAGTCGAGCAAACGCGCCGGTGCCACCAGGCGCGGGGCAAGGGTGGCTTCCGCCGCTGCCATTGGGACGAAGTGACGAGATCATCGCCGCCTCCAACATCCACACCGTGAAGGCCACGGCCCCGACCCATGTTAGGCTTCCGCCCCATCCCGGCCATGTCCATGCTGAGCCCATGCCGCCGGCTGCGCGCTCCCGGGCAGCTACTGGGCGGCCAACCTCTCAGCTTCTACGACTGGTATTGCGACCTGCCCTCTTGGCCCGAAGTCTGGGGCGAACAGACCGACGTCCAGGAGAGCGCGGACTGGTACAACGCGAAGTACCTGGCGGTCATGGGCTACAACCTGAACATGACCCGCACGCCCCAGTCCACTTTCGCCGCAGGCCCGCAACGCCGGGGACCAAGATGGTGGTCTTCCGCCCGACTTCAGCCAGGTGTCCAAGTATGCCGACAGTGGATCCCGTGCACGCCGGCCAGGACGGCGCGCTTTGGATGGCCATGAACAGGTGATCCTCACGGGAATTCCATCACCAAAACCCGTTCTTTTCTTCCTGGACTACCAGAAGAAATGCACCCGACGGTCCATTTCCTGGTCGGGGCACACCGAAATCGAAAACGGTTTCCGACCGGGGCAGCTTCTGCGCGCGGGCCGTCTCGCTGAAGTACAAGGACGAAGAGCACGGCGAACGGAAGTTTCTGATGTGGGACGAACCCTCCGGCGCGCCCAAGATTCTGCCGAAGGGTTCCGTGGGCCATCGCTGGGGTTTAGGAACAGGGCAGATGGAACCTGCTGTTCCCAGGATGGCAAGGACGACAGCCCCATCGCGCCGGCCCTGACCTTGCTCAATGAGCCAACGGAGCTGGTCCAGTTTGATGATTTCGCCGATGGAAAAACGCTTTCCGGGGCGTGCCCGTCAAGCGCATCGCGCTCGCGGATGGCGACACCGCCATCGTGACGACGGTCTACGACCTGCTCATGGCGCAATTCGGCGTGGACGCGGCCTGCCCGGCGCCTACCCGAAGGATTACGACGACAAGCACGCCGTCCACACGCCGGCCTGGCAGGGAAATGGACACCCCGTCTCTCCCGCGACAACGTGCCGCGCTTCTCCCGGGAGTGGGCCCATACCGCCGAGCTGACCAAGGGCGAGTACCGTCATCATCGGCGCCGGCGGAACCACTGGTACCACAACAACCCGATCTACCGCGCCGCCCAGCATGCGCTCGTAGTCTGCGGCTGCATCGGCACCAACGCGCGGTGGCCTCGCCCATTACGTCGGCCAGGAGAAACTGGCGCCGGTGGCCTCCAGGAGCGCCATCGCGCTTGGCCAAGGACTGGGCTCCGTGAACAGGCTCCAGAACGCGCCGAGCTGGCACTACGGAACAGCGATCAGTGGCGCTACGAAAGGAATTCAAGGAATACAACACAGTCCGGACGGGCGAACTGGTGGAAGGCCACTGCATGAACATGCAGACCCGCGCCGTGGAGCGGCTGGCTGCCCTATTTCCCGCAATACAACGAGAACCCCATGCAGGTCGTGGCCGACGCCCGCAAGGCAGGCGCTAAGGACAACGCAGCCATCATCGCCAGCACCGTGGATCGCCTGAAGAAGAAGGATCTGCGCTTCTCGGTCGAGGATCCGGACGCCTCCGAGAACTGGCCGCGAATCTGGTTTATATGGCGCGGCAATGGCAGCGGCACTTCAGCCAAGGGCCACGAGTTCTTCCTGAAGCACTGCCTGGAACCCACACCAACGCCATCGCCGATGAAGTGGCCAAGGCACGCTGAAGGATGTTGAATGGCGGCCCACCGTCACAGGGAAGATGGACCTGGTGGTGGACATCAATTTCCGCATGGACACCTCGGCGCTCTACAGCGACATCGTGCTGCCCACGGCCACCTGGTACGAGAAGACCGATCTCAATTCCACAGACATGCACAGCTTCATCAATCCCCTTTCCGCGGCGGTCCCGCCCTGCTGGGAGTCGAAAAGCGATTGGGACATCTTCAAGCAGATGGCGAAGAAGGTCAGCGAACTTTCAGCCAAGCACTTGCCCAACCCCATCGATGACATCGTCTCGAATCCATTGGCCCACGACACACCCGCGGAGATCGCCCAGCCCCATATCCGGGACTGGATGGCCGACGAATGCGAAGCCATCCCGGGCAAAACCATGCCGGGCCTCACCGTGATCACCCGCGATTACAGCAAAATCTACGATCAGTTCATTTCCCTGGGACCCAACGTCCGGGAGCAGGGCCTGGGCGCCCACGGTGTGAAATACCCCATCAAGGATGTCTACGACCGGATGCTCGAAACCCATCCCACGGAGATGATCGAGGGCCAGAAGCGGCCGAGCCTTAAAGAGGACTTGGACGCCGCCAACGTGCTGCTGCATCTCGCGCCCGAGACCAACGGCGAACTGGCCTACCGCGCCTACCAGTACATGGAAGGCCGCACGGGCCTGCCGTTGAAGGATCTCGCCGAGCCTACCGGGGCATCAAGTACACCTTCAAGGATCTGCTCTCCCAGCCCCGTCGCGTGCTGAACAGCCCCTGCTGGTCGGGCTTTGTGGATGAGAAGCGGTCCTACTCGGCCTTCACTTACAACGTGGAGCGCATGGTGCCCTGGCGTACGCTCACGGGTCGCCAGCATTGTTACCTGGACCATGAAGGCTATCTGGCTTTTGGCGAGCATCTGCCCACCTACAAGCCCGCCGCCGGCCCAGGTGCTCGGAGATCTGCGCTGCTCCAAGCGCGAAGGCAACACCCTGGCGTTGAACTACCTGACACCCCATGGCAAATGGCATATCCATTCCACCTATGGCGACACGGAGCGCATGACCACTTTGTCGCGCGGCTGCGATCCGCTCTGGCTCAGCGAGGAGGACGCCGCCTCCGTCGGACTGAAGGACAACGATTGGGTCGAAGTCCACAACGACAACGGCGTCGTGGTCACGCGGGCTTGCGTCAGCGCCCGCATTCCGAAGGGCGCCTGCATCCAGTACCACGCCACCGAGCGCACCTATGGCGTGCCGAAAAGCCCGCTCAGGGGCATGAAGCGCGCGGGCATGAACAACAGCCTGACCCGCATCCGCCTCAAGCCCAACCTCATGGTCGGCGGCTACGGCCAGTTCACCTACCACTTCAATTACTGGGGCCCCACCGGCGTGAACCGCGAAACGGTGGTCTACGTCCGCAAACTCGGCCAGCTGGTCTGGTAGGGGGGTGGTGATGATGATTGTTCCAATGAAAACCGCCCCCGCGAAGGGCCGCGAAGCGCGCTGGCGCGCGGGGAAGGGCGCGAAGAAAAACATGAAAAACAACAAAAATAGGTGGATGTCCGAAGACCCAACTTGGTCTGATTCCACGACCCCCAATGCCATTTTTTCGCGGCCCTTCGCTTTCCCTTCGCGGCCCTTCGCGGGCGAGCTTTTCTTTGATAGGGCCACTGATGGATATCCGCTCTCAAATCGCCATGGTGTTCCACCTGGACAAGTGCATCGGGTGCCACACCTGTTCCATCGCCTGCAAGAACGTGTGGACCGACCGCAAGGGCGCCGACTACATGTGGTGGAACAACGTCGAGACCAAGCCCGGCACCGGCTATCCCACCAAATGGGAAGACCAGAATGAATACAAGGGCGGCTGGATCGTCAAGAACGGCAAGCTCGAACTCCGCCTCACCAGCAAGGGCAAGTTCCTGCAGAAGATCTTCTATCAGCCGGACCTGCCTACCATGGACGAGTACTACAGGCCGTGGACCTACCGGTACGAAGATCTGTTCACGGCGCCGGAAACGGACGACCAGCCCACGGCCATTCCCATCAGCAAAGTCACCGGCGAGTACATCGACATCGAAGCCGGACCCAACTGGGACGATGATCTCGGGGGATCGGCCCTCTAC comes from Holophagaceae bacterium and encodes:
- a CDS encoding molybdopterin-dependent oxidoreductase gives rise to the protein MLGFRPIPAMSMLSPCRRLRAPGQLLGGQPLSFYDWYCDLPSWPEVWGEQTDVQESADWYNAKYLAVMGYNLNMTRTPQSTFAAGPQRRGPRWWSSARLQPGVQVCRQWIPCTPARTARFGWP
- a CDS encoding molybdopterin-dependent oxidoreductase, whose amino-acid sequence is MQVVADARKAGAKDNAAIIASTVDRLKKKDLRFSVEDPDASENWPRIWFIWRGNGSGTSAKGHEFFLKHCLEPTPTPSPMKWPRHAEGC
- a CDS encoding molybdopterin-dependent oxidoreductase, with the translated sequence MDLVVDINFRMDTSALYSDIVLPTATWYEKTDLNSTDMHSFINPLSAAVPPCWESKSDWDIFKQMAKKVSELSAKHLPNPIDDIVSNPLAHDTPAEIAQPHIRDWMADECEAIPGKTMPGLTVITRDYSKIYDQFISLGPNVREQGLGAHGVKYPIKDVYDRMLETHPTEMIEGQKRPSLKEDLDAANVLLHLAPETNGELAYRAYQYMEGRTGLPLKDLAEPTGASSTPSRICSPSPVAC